The DNA sequence GTTGCTTCGAGAGCAGTCGTGAATATTTGCTCAAGATCTTCACTGTTATTTGAGGGTGTCGCACCAACATACGGGCTTCCGATAGGTTGACCGCTGAGAATCAGCGAAGAGTCACCAATCTTCTTCGCTTTTGTTGACTGGCTTTTGATGTTCGGACGGAGCTTTTCATCTTGCGTGTGGTACGCGACGGCCTGTGTGTTGATTCCGAATTTGTGATTCCACCGTTCATCACCATCCGTCCAATCGGAACCGAAATGCTGGAGGGTAGAGCTCACTCCGATTTTGATGTAATTGTGCCAAAGAGCATTTTTCGTGTATCGAATTGTTGTCGAATTCTCTTTGTTGTTAATTTTATCGTATGGTAGATCGTCGGCCGCGGCTGCCTCGTCGGTAAACGCACCGATGAGAGGAAGGCTTGCGATGCTGAGCCCAGTTGTTCTGAGTACACTACGGCGACTAACACTATTTGCCGGGTTATCCGACATAGATGCACAATTGTTTGTGGTTATATTAGCTATGTTGATAATTAAAACCAGTATTTTATATCCTCGCTGAGGGACGGTCCATATTGCCGGATAGGTCAACGAGAGCAGAATCGTCGGCGTGGTTGCTGACTCGAACACTCTCTGGGATTGCCAATCTCGCTGGGGCGATTGGTGGGCTCGCATTGACACTGATTGGTATTGCTATCCTTCAACAATGGGGCGAATTTGCGATAGACTGAGTTACGGAACGATACGTTCGCATACCTACTGAGCGGCTGTTTCACTTCGAATTAACTGGTGAGAACCCATCCCGATGGGGAGTAGCTTTGGGGAGTCCAGACGACCAATACTTCGGGTCGTCAGGCGGCTGGTATCCGGCTGTTTGTCATTCGAGGCGGTGACGTTGTCCACGGAGAATCAGTATTGCACCAGCAATTCCCAGCAGCCACTGGAGGACGATGACTGTGAGGCTCTGCTCTCTCCTCCCATGTTCTTGAACTACGGTTGGATAGACGACGTAGTAGCTGTCGTCGGCCTGAACGAGATCGTGAGCGCCGGCGAGTTCGTCAGACGTCTCGTAGGAGCCAGTTTCGATCGCAGTTCGGATGCCTTTGTTAGTTCGTTCTACGGGAGTTGCGATATATTTGAGCGCCTCCTCTTGTGAGACGGCCTCAAGTCCGTACCAGACAGTCCCGTTTTCCCGCTCCTCGCTGACGGGCTGGAAGAATCCTTCCTCCCAGATGTGGACATAGCTGTATTCGTCGTGGATGAACAGCTCCGTGGGGCCATCGTACGTGATTCCTCCTTTGGTGTGGATGGCTCGCTCAAGCACACAAGAACGACTCGGGGCATCACCAAAACACGCCACCTCGGAGTCGAGAGGAACGGGATTGGTCGAGAACGTGTAGGTCCCATTCGCGGAGAACGAGACTTCACTGGCCTCGTATCGATACCTGTCTGGGTCACCGATGTCAAACGCGCCCACGATGAGCGGGTTCAAAAGCAAGATGAAGCCAACAACGATTGCGGCTTCACCCCAGTATTGCGTGACGGAGGACCAATCCATATGCAAACCCCGTTCGTCACATAACTGAAAAGCCTACGGATGAAGCGGATACATCTAGAGACGAATGCCTCGCTTGCCCGTGCATTAGATCCGCAAAACTCACTCACCGATTCAGTCGCCCAGTTTCAGTACCTGTTCTGAATAAAGAAACCGCGCTAGCAACTACTGTTAGGTTAGCTACTTTTCAATTTGCTCTGAGAATAATCACCAGAAACAGGGAAGCTCAAAAGTTTCCATTCTGTTCATCGGGTTTAATTTTATAATTGGTTGAACAATATTCAAGTGAGTTACTCTGTTTCAGACTGTGAATAAAATCCTAGAAGTTAACGATATGATACTACTCTCCTTGGTGGGAGATGTGTTCGGGTCCCCCGAACACAAGAAAAGAGCTATGACGGACGAAAGTCCCAACAGACAAGACGAGCGGCCGAAAAGCACCCGGAGAAGCATCCTGAGGACCAGCGGTATCGCGCTCGCAACTGCCGTCGGTATCGGTGGTGCGAGTGCGGGTTCAGCCCTAGCCGACGACGGCGTCGACACGGATTTCAACCCCGACAAACCCAAGGAAGTCGGAGGATTCCTCAACGACGTCAGCGACCTCTCCGAGCAAAAGCAAAAGGAGTACGCCAAAGACCTCTCCAAGGCTCAGAAAGAGGCGATCGTCGACCTCTACATGAATGCTGATCTGGAAGTCACCACGTACTCCAACTCTGGAGGTCTCCAGACTAGCGACAGCTACACCACCGCGACTGAGACCCTCGAAGCCAAGGGGCAGGTTCCGGTCCAAGGCACGGTCTACGTCCACAAGCAGATCCTCAACTGGGACTACAGTGGCGACGACTACAAGAATGCCTCCCAGCAGCTCCAGTACAAGCTTCCCGGCCCGTACGCGACGTTCCAAGGGAAGACCGAGGACAACATCAACGAAGGCGCTTCGTCGTTCACCGCAACTTTGTCGGCCAAGTACGCCTTCGAACTATTCGGTGCCAAACGTGGCGGCGAAGCCACGCTCGTCACGGAAGGGAAGGAGAACGGCGAGTACGAAGTGCTCGAAAGGGACAAGCCGACCAGCTGACTGCACCGGAGGTCAAGTATCCCTGCGTCATTTTTATTCGAGGTGTTTCCAAGACAATACTCGCTATTGGTAGTATATCGAACGGCAAAATTTTTACACGAATCCGGTGTATTCGAGAGCATGGCCCTCCGAATAAACGTCCACCACTCGATTCGTGGTCTCGACCCTCTACAGGAGGCGGTATATCGATGACTGCGATTCAGACGACTGGAGTTACCAAACGCTACGGTGGTGAACCGGCTGTTGCGGATCTCGACCTTACAGTCGAAGACGGTGTCGTCTACGGTTTCCTCGGACCAAACGGCGCGGGAAAGTCCACCACCATCGACATGCTAATGAACTATACGCGCCCGTCCACGGGCAGCCTTAGGGTTCTCGGATTGGACGCGCAAGAAGACGCTGGCCAGATTCACGCTCAAACCGGCATCCTCCCTGATCGGTTCGGCGTCTACAGTACTCTCACCGGGCTCGAACACGTCGAATACGTCCTTGACGCCAACGACGCCACCGGAGACCCCGAAGTGGTTCTCGACCGCGTTGGCCTAGGCGACGCAATCGACCAGCGCGCCGGCGGCTACTCGAAGGGGATGCAGCAACGACTCGGGCTTGCGATGGCGATCGCCGGCGAACCCGAGCTTCTCATCCTCGATGAGCCGTTCTCCGGCCTCGACCCCTACGGCGTCCGACTTGTCAGAGACGTTGTCGAGGCAGAACGTGACCGGGGGGCGACCGTCTTCTTCTCCAGTCACGTTCTCGACCAAGTCGAACGAGTTTGCGACCGAGTCGGCCTGCTCGCCGATGGCCAATTGATTGCCGAAGGCACGCCGACCGAGCTCAGAGACGTGGCTGGCGTGAAAACCCGGCTTCACATAGAAACGGCTGATGAGGATTTGGCGGAGGAAGGTATCCGTGATTTCGACGGCGTCGAGGACGCCACTTACGAGGCCGGCGAACTCGTGGTTACGTGTCCACGGACCGCCTGTTACCAAGTGCTACGGAGGCTGGAAGGAGCTGGAATGAGCATTCGGTCGTTCGACGTCGAGCAAGGAACGATCGAGGACGCCTTCGTCGAGCTGGCTGACGCCCGAGCTGACTAGTCGATACTTCGATGACGGTAGAGCGCGACAGCAACCGCGAAGGGGACGAGCGCCCACAGGAGCAATTCGACCAGGGCGACGGACGGATGCAGATACCAGACGGGCACGTCAGATCCGTACTGTATTCGGACGACGACCAGATTGGAGACTTGATTTGGCTGTAGTTCACTGATAACGTTGGTAGCGGAGGCTGCGGAGTTCGGAACGCCGAGAATTGCATTCGTTACGACGGTTGAGAGTCGGAATGGTGGAAGCCAGCGAACGACCAAGTAGAGTGGATTGGTCGATGGAGAAAACCCTGAGACGGTCGTACCTGAGAGCGTCCCGTAGAGCGTGTTCGAGATCTGGAACCACGTGATGTAAACGGCGGCGAAGGCGAGGACTGTGAATCCGGCGACCGTTTGACTCTGCAGAATCGTCGACAGCGAGACGCCAATCCCAGCAATCACAGCGACGAACAACAGGCTGTACGCCAGAAAGACCGCGAACATATCGAGCGGAACGACGCCGTGTTGGGGAACAGCGACCAGACACGTGAGGACGACCGCGAGAACTAATGGAATAGCGAATGCGGCTGCGCGGCCGAGAGTGAATCCGATGAGCGTCTGTGTGCGTGAAATTGCGGTGCCAGCGGTGAAGCGAATCGCGCCCGTATCCCGATCGCGAATTACGGCCCGGAACGTCCCGAAGAGCACGCCGAACCCGCCAATGATATTCAGCGGTGTCTGCAGGGCAGCTAGCGGGACGCGTGAGCCGAGCGCCTCCTGAACGTACGTTGGTTGTGAGAGACTGAGGACGGCAGCGACGAACACGAGTCCACCGACGAGCCAGACGAGTGGACTGCGGGCGAGCCGATGGAATTCACGGCGGGAGCGGGGGCAGGGATGGTATCGCGTCGACGAGGCGGCGAAATAGCCCGCCCTGACTATGTGGGGCGAGGTCGCCGCGCTGGAATGTCGTAATACCACCCGCGAGCGCGAGCGCCGGCCACGCTAGCAGGAACCCGAACGCCCACCATGAGGAAATTGGCGGGGGTGTTGGGGCGAACTCTGCTGATTGGCGTAGCGCATCGGCAACCTCTGTGATGGCGACATTGGGGCCGATGGGGACGCCGAACAGCCAGTTCGTGAGTACGAGGAACGCACTCCTGGGTGAGAGCCAGCCGGCTATCTCGAACAGCTTGGGGTGCGCGAGCTCGCTTCCGGGAGTGGTACCAGTCGTGAACTGCCATATGAGTGGG is a window from the Halobacterium hubeiense genome containing:
- a CDS encoding ABC transporter ATP-binding protein, producing the protein MTAIQTTGVTKRYGGEPAVADLDLTVEDGVVYGFLGPNGAGKSTTIDMLMNYTRPSTGSLRVLGLDAQEDAGQIHAQTGILPDRFGVYSTLTGLEHVEYVLDANDATGDPEVVLDRVGLGDAIDQRAGGYSKGMQQRLGLAMAIAGEPELLILDEPFSGLDPYGVRLVRDVVEAERDRGATVFFSSHVLDQVERVCDRVGLLADGQLIAEGTPTELRDVAGVKTRLHIETADEDLAEEGIRDFDGVEDATYEAGELVVTCPRTACYQVLRRLEGAGMSIRSFDVEQGTIEDAFVELADARAD
- a CDS encoding ABC transporter permease, whose translation is MFVAAVLSLSQPTYVQEALGSRVPLAALQTPLNIIGGFGVLFGTFRAVIRDRDTGAIRFTAGTAISRTQTLIGFTLGRAAAFAIPLVLAVVLTCLVAVPQHGVVPLDMFAVFLAYSLLFVAVIAGIGVSLSTILQSQTVAGFTVLAFAAVYITWFQISNTLYGTLSGTTVSGFSPSTNPLYLVVRWLPPFRLSTVVTNAILGVPNSAASATNVISELQPNQVSNLVVVRIQYGSDVPVWYLHPSVALVELLLWALVPFAVAVALYRHRSID